From Alligator mississippiensis isolate rAllMis1 chromosome 9, rAllMis1, whole genome shotgun sequence, one genomic window encodes:
- the VDAC1 gene encoding voltage-dependent anion-selective channel protein 1 — MAVPPTYVDLGKSARDVFTKGYGFGLIKLDLKTKSENGLEFTSSGSANSETSKVTGSLETKYKWIEYGLTFTEKWNTDNTLGTEITVEDQLAHGLKLTFDSSFSPNTGKKSAKIKTGYKREHINLGCDMDFDIAGPSVRGAVVVGYEGWLAGYQMNFETTKSRVTQSNFAVGYKTDEFQLHTNVNDGTEFGGSIYQKVNDKLETAVNLAWTAGNSNTRFGIAAKYQIDPDASFSAKVNNSSLIGLGYTQTLKPGIKLTLSALLDGKNVNAGGHKLGLGLEFEA; from the exons ATGGCTGTTCCACCTACTTACGTTGATCTAGGAAAATCTGCCAGAGATGTTTTCACCAAGGGATACG GTTTTGGCTTAATAAAActtgatttgaaaacaaaatctGAAAATGGACTG gAATTTACAAGCTCAGGTTCAGCAAACTCAGAGACAAGCAAAGTTACTGGCAGTTTGGAAACAAAATACAAATGGATCGAATATGGCTTGACATTCACAGAAAAGTGGAACACTGATAATACACTAGGCACAGAGATAACAGTTGAAGATCAG CTTGCACATGGACTGAAGTTGACCTTTGACTCCTCGTTCTCTCCTAACACTGG gaaaaaaagCGCTAAAATTAAGACAGGATACAAACGAGAACACATCAATCTGGGCTGTGATATGGATTTTGATATTGCTGGCCCTTCAGTACGTGGAGCTGTGGTGGTTGGCTATGAAGGCTGGTTGGCAGGTTACCAAATGAATTTTGAGACGACTAAGTCCAGAGTAACTCAGAGCAACTTTGCTGTTGGCTACAAGACTGATGAATTCCAGCTTCACACTAACGT GAATGATGGAACAGAATTTGGAGGCTCCATTTACCAGAAGGTGAATGATAAATTGGAAACTGCTGTCAATCTTGCTTGGACAGCTGGAAATAGCAACACTCGCTTTGGAATAGCAGCCAAATATCAGATTGATCCAGATGCATCTTTCTCT gcTAAAGTGAACAACTCCAGTCTTATTGGTTTAGGATACACTCAGACTTTGAAGCCAG GAATCAAGCTCACGTTGTCTGCTTTGTTGGATGGGAAGAATGTTAATGCAGGTGGTCACAAACTTGGTCTAGGATTGGAATTTGAAGCATAA